A genomic window from Chitinophaga pollutisoli includes:
- a CDS encoding DUF6089 family protein produces the protein MKKITGIVLLLAAPFVSKSQDWHIGGIAGISNYNGDLTEKRIDLKHIGPMIGLQVKRDVNRWLTLRGGATFGLVAGDDKDSEGIGRRARNLSFRSPVFEGHVGAELNILDIDDKGFTPYIFGGVAVFGFNPSAKDSIGNRVYLRQLGTEGQGLAQYPERGGLYSLAQVSIPFGAGFKYLLSDKFTIGLEVGLRATFTDYLDDVSTTYIDQNTLLAERGQLAVDMAWRGDELHGGAYPLDGAQRGSDKNKDWYAFTGITFMYRLGSSGGNRSTKFSKCFRM, from the coding sequence TTGAAAAAAATCACCGGCATCGTATTATTGCTTGCTGCCCCTTTTGTTTCCAAATCACAGGACTGGCACATCGGTGGAATCGCCGGGATCAGCAACTATAACGGAGATCTCACGGAGAAACGTATCGATCTCAAGCATATCGGTCCCATGATCGGCCTGCAAGTGAAACGCGACGTCAACCGCTGGCTCACGCTGCGCGGCGGTGCTACGTTCGGGCTCGTGGCGGGAGACGACAAGGATAGCGAAGGCATCGGCCGCAGAGCCAGGAACCTCAGCTTCCGCTCCCCGGTTTTTGAAGGGCATGTTGGCGCGGAACTGAATATCCTGGATATCGACGATAAAGGTTTTACCCCATATATTTTTGGCGGCGTGGCGGTATTTGGTTTCAATCCCTCCGCGAAAGACAGCATCGGCAACCGCGTCTATCTCCGGCAGCTCGGTACCGAAGGGCAGGGGCTGGCGCAGTACCCGGAGCGTGGTGGTTTATATTCCCTTGCGCAGGTGTCCATCCCGTTCGGCGCGGGCTTCAAATACCTATTATCGGATAAATTCACGATTGGCCTGGAAGTAGGCCTTCGCGCAACATTCACTGATTACCTCGACGACGTGAGCACCACGTATATTGACCAGAACACGCTGCTGGCCGAACGCGGCCAACTGGCGGTGGATATGGCCTGGCGCGGTGATGAACTGCACGGCGGCGCCTACCCGCTGGACGGCGCCCAAAGGGGTTCTGATAAGAATAAAGACTGGTACGCGTTTACCGGCATCACTTTCATGTACCGCCTCGGTAGTTCCGGCGGCAACCGCAGTACAAAATTCTCCAAATGTTTCCGCATGTAA
- a CDS encoding BamA/TamA family outer membrane protein, giving the protein MTNSTIRILAIGLIILSACSTTRTVPEGDRLYTGHSINWKQKKKDRPKDMSTLEAGMDERVRPSRNRRFLGMPIKLWLYNLGNEPKGKGLNHLLRNKWGEPPVLLSQVRPRRTTNVLESYLEDNGYFQVMIEDSIKNQGRKKASLQLMVEPNHRYTIHRVRFDTDTGVISKLIIQMASGTLLKPDDYYSLDRIKDERERIHNNLKEEGFYYFTPDYMIVQVDSTLKGQVDLYVKVKPGTPSSALRQYWMRSVEVFPNYDLTRDSALKSVKANDYGGYKVIDPDSLFKPVVFNRSVFLQEDSLYRISSHNITLQRLVNLGAFKFVRGSFRPLRDSSLLAARFYLTPYPKRSLQFEVSGTSKSTGFVGSQVKISARNRNLQRKANILEINLGGGFETQVGGKKTTLSTNAYSLNAEVAMTMPRFYTPFIQFNPRTPYVPRTRVSLGYELLRRPNMYTLNAMTAQYGYLWKQTRFLDHTLYPVSVTYTLPTGLSKEFEEQQELDPALKQSISKQFILGSNYTLTFNNQAPAKYHSFFGQFNLDLSGNLAGLFARKSETGAKEIFGQDFAQYIRASVDGRHYWKLGEKLRWVNRLYMGYGYAYGRSVANPDLPPTLPFIKQFFTGGSNSIRAFRARTLGPGSKPPPEDSSNLLLANAAGDIKLEFNSELRYKVQSLIELAAFVDAGNIWLGRAPAGDEAQQFAFNRFYKEIAVGTGLGLRIDASILLIRFDVAFPLRQPEPGTGTFKWSWGDIDFGDGDWRKRNLILNIAIGYPF; this is encoded by the coding sequence ATGACCAACAGCACCATCCGCATCCTCGCCATCGGCCTTATAATACTCTCGGCCTGCTCCACCACCCGCACGGTGCCGGAAGGCGACCGGCTGTATACGGGGCATAGTATTAACTGGAAGCAAAAGAAGAAAGACCGGCCTAAAGATATGTCGACCCTGGAGGCGGGCATGGATGAGCGCGTGCGCCCGTCGCGCAACCGCCGTTTTCTCGGCATGCCCATCAAGCTTTGGTTATATAATTTAGGTAACGAACCTAAGGGCAAGGGGCTCAACCACCTGCTGCGCAATAAGTGGGGTGAGCCGCCGGTGCTCCTCAGCCAGGTGCGGCCCCGCCGTACCACCAACGTGCTCGAAAGCTACCTGGAAGACAACGGGTATTTCCAGGTGATGATCGAAGATTCCATTAAAAATCAAGGCAGGAAGAAAGCGAGCCTCCAGCTGATGGTGGAGCCCAATCACCGATATACGATCCATCGTGTGCGGTTTGACACGGACACGGGCGTTATCAGCAAACTGATTATCCAGATGGCGAGTGGGACTTTGTTAAAACCCGACGATTACTACAGCCTCGACCGGATCAAAGACGAGCGCGAGCGGATTCACAATAACCTGAAGGAAGAAGGGTTTTATTATTTCACACCGGATTATATGATCGTGCAGGTCGACAGTACGCTGAAAGGCCAGGTAGACCTGTATGTAAAAGTGAAACCGGGCACGCCATCGTCTGCCCTCCGGCAATACTGGATGCGTTCCGTGGAAGTGTTCCCGAATTACGACCTCACGCGCGACAGTGCGCTGAAATCGGTTAAGGCGAACGATTACGGCGGATATAAAGTGATAGATCCGGATTCCCTGTTCAAGCCGGTGGTATTCAACCGTTCCGTGTTTTTGCAGGAAGACAGTCTATACCGGATCAGTTCGCATAATATCACGCTACAGCGCCTGGTGAACCTCGGAGCGTTCAAGTTTGTGCGGGGGAGTTTCCGTCCGCTCCGCGACAGTTCCCTGCTAGCGGCGCGTTTTTATCTTACGCCGTATCCGAAGCGGTCGTTGCAGTTCGAGGTAAGCGGCACTTCCAAATCGACGGGTTTTGTGGGTAGCCAGGTAAAAATCTCCGCCCGCAACCGGAACTTGCAAAGGAAGGCGAATATACTGGAAATCAATCTCGGCGGAGGTTTTGAAACGCAGGTAGGCGGAAAGAAAACGACGCTTTCCACCAACGCCTATAGTCTGAACGCAGAAGTGGCGATGACGATGCCGCGCTTCTATACCCCGTTCATACAATTCAATCCCCGGACGCCGTATGTGCCGCGCACGCGGGTGAGTTTGGGGTATGAGTTGCTGCGGAGGCCGAATATGTATACATTGAACGCGATGACAGCGCAGTATGGTTATTTGTGGAAGCAGACGCGTTTCCTCGATCATACATTATACCCTGTTTCGGTCACTTACACCCTGCCTACGGGTCTTTCGAAAGAATTTGAGGAACAACAGGAGCTTGATCCCGCACTAAAGCAGTCCATTTCAAAGCAATTTATTCTCGGCAGCAATTACACCTTGACTTTTAACAACCAGGCGCCAGCGAAGTATCATTCTTTCTTTGGTCAGTTCAACCTGGATTTATCGGGTAACCTGGCGGGCTTGTTCGCGCGAAAGAGCGAGACGGGGGCCAAGGAGATTTTCGGGCAGGATTTCGCGCAGTATATACGCGCGAGCGTGGATGGGCGTCATTATTGGAAGCTGGGCGAAAAGCTGCGCTGGGTGAACCGGTTGTATATGGGTTATGGCTATGCATACGGCCGGTCTGTGGCCAATCCCGATCTGCCGCCAACCCTTCCGTTTATCAAACAGTTCTTCACGGGCGGGAGTAATAGTATCCGCGCATTCAGGGCAAGAACGTTGGGACCGGGTTCCAAACCACCGCCTGAAGATTCTTCCAACTTATTGCTGGCCAATGCGGCGGGTGATATCAAACTGGAATTCAATTCAGAATTAAGATATAAGGTGCAATCGCTGATAGAGCTGGCGGCTTTCGTGGATGCAGGCAATATTTGGCTGGGCAGAGCCCCGGCGGGTGATGAAGCCCAGCAGTTCGCTTTCAACCGGTTTTACAAAGAGATCGCGGTAGGCACCGGTTTAGGTTTACGAATTGATGCTTCTATCCTGCTGATCCGGTTTGATGTGGCATTTCCGCTGCGGCAGCCGGAACCCGGGACCGGCACATTTAAATGGTCGTGGGGAGACATCGATTTCGGAGATGGTGACTGGCGGAAACGGAATCTAATCTTGAATATCGCGATCGGTTATCCGTTCTAA
- a CDS encoding PorP/SprF family type IX secretion system membrane protein: protein MKKISTQLCLLFLTLMLPYTVEAQRIFDQQDPLPQQYFENRYLGNPALAGADTGLSLSMGYRKAWKESADAPVSFSLTGDYQLLRTLGVGLTVFNDQSGPLKQTRVAMSYAYHTPLNDEGSEFLHVGASVSLDNKRVESLKPGTPAEQALKGYEGYKNAIGADLGIAYTNRKLTLQATMPNVTRTFKNLDDAEPRGQATFAVTASYSFGMRSYKISSIEPLISFRAMLNSKSVVDAGARLSFARNLVNVFGLYHSNKAVTGGVGFQFKNSIQVQASYTNQPAGLDAYGGNFGLGIKVRLFN from the coding sequence ATGAAGAAAATTTCTACGCAACTCTGCCTTTTATTCCTGACCCTGATGCTGCCCTATACGGTGGAGGCACAGCGCATATTCGACCAGCAGGATCCGCTTCCTCAACAATACTTTGAAAACAGATATCTCGGCAACCCGGCCCTGGCAGGTGCCGACACGGGGCTTAGCCTCAGCATGGGTTACCGCAAAGCCTGGAAAGAATCCGCCGACGCGCCGGTTTCCTTCTCCCTTACCGGCGATTACCAACTTTTGCGCACGCTTGGCGTGGGGCTGACGGTATTTAACGACCAATCGGGACCGCTGAAACAGACCCGGGTAGCGATGTCTTACGCATACCATACGCCACTGAACGATGAAGGTTCCGAATTCCTGCACGTCGGCGCCAGCGTTTCGCTCGACAACAAGCGGGTGGAGAGCCTGAAGCCGGGCACCCCGGCCGAGCAGGCCCTCAAAGGATATGAGGGGTACAAAAACGCCATCGGAGCCGATCTAGGCATTGCTTATACCAACCGCAAATTAACGTTGCAGGCTACCATGCCTAACGTCACCCGTACATTTAAAAACCTGGACGACGCCGAGCCGCGCGGCCAGGCCACTTTTGCAGTTACCGCCTCCTATTCTTTCGGTATGCGGAGCTACAAAATATCCTCCATCGAACCACTGATCAGCTTCCGGGCCATGCTCAACTCGAAAAGCGTGGTAGATGCGGGCGCTCGTTTGAGTTTCGCGCGTAACCTCGTGAACGTGTTTGGGTTGTATCATAGCAATAAAGCGGTGACGGGTGGTGTTGGTTTCCAGTTCAAGAATTCCATCCAGGTGCAGGCAAGTTATACCAATCAGCCGGCCGGTCTCGATGCGTATGGCGGCAACTTTGGCCTGGGCATCAAAGTGCGGCTGTTTAATTAG
- a CDS encoding translocation/assembly module TamB domain-containing protein, with protein sequence MNNPRRKKIFRWIIGIVLTIILLPVVLLLLLQLPPVQHFMRGKAESYLQKQLKTNVRIGGLRISWWNAIKLTDVYVEDTRKDTLLSSGELSVRYNLLSLLRNELSVHTLRWEDAVVNIYRPMQDSAFNYQFVIDAFSTPGAAEDTLIDESGTTLRYNIGNVQLDRIYVRFNDSLGGMLANIRLKKLEALPDTLQPENGMYYLRNFDVDGLNASIRQLYRPVIDPPPPPIADTVAAAFNLGARQLNIRNTQWSYSDETSGLETNGTLGRLELRKLRFSLLETLIAAEELTLEKTVATLDIHQGRDTTAAPPDTTSANTWRVVAGQVNVRETDFAMNNYTAKKLGYKEAVDYNYIGLTGLRLDAGDIYYSADSTLLTVRDASLKEQSGLELRRLTGKVRYTPQEAQLKDFILQTGASHIAADLQLLTPSWDALSAHPELMKITADVRPSQLTLREALYFVPDMGSNPSMAPLWKKRLDLKGKLGGTLARMEIPGIEVKDNDRNYLYIKGDAYQVTNTEKVGADITTLTLRTTRQGMLSWLPPGTLPANMQLPGRLDVDGSIRGGIQLLRPDLAIKTDMGNANIRGEVADFTDMEKIRYQLALDTRNLQAGRILGDTAMGNLSGKVTANGKGTDPQKANIKTGVNITSFTYNRYTYQNILLDATLIAGAYGAKGSIRDPNAEARFDLKGRLDTLHPDIALRADLDKLDLMATHWTTSPMSVKTCLEAEVANLRPRRLEAWAIVSKIQLADAENLYSLDSIQLRAGVVEGLQRISLTGPFGFITANGDFNYQTFATDATNMVTRHLEAASATAKAKKAESQWLHFNGSIAIPKSLAKLLPDLELRRPVTLEGRMDTDSSLLLANITIPGMRYDSFRVDTLIANVSADSSKMAADVLLGRLRHPQIPLGRTRADLTAANGLLDWNLVMGRRASPRYRLGGLVQYGLKDSLVISLKKDLLLNRQEWDVSGDNKVLILHGGVAFADIGLQRGAQELKITSAPLAQGALLPDLTVLLKDFRLSTVTSLIEKDTALAEGITNGTFTVSDIEKTPLVDGNLTIDSLAVMGASLGRLAATAKTNAEMAVALDATLKGQGNDNDLRVSGTYADAMDIRLDITKLNMQSVQPFTFGNVTEMSGHLTGNATLKGTMDDPDILGNFHFEKVAGRITMINSIMRLPSEDLALDQTGVKFNNFVIADSSGNEAVITGDIRTTDYEAFNLNLDLTAENFQALGPQDPKNKDQFYYGPAFVDVTAQIRGTLDLPRVQMKLKLREKSMITVMIPEEEPGIADRAGVVQFIDPAMWLDTSLRPKPDTLARVTGLKGFVVSADVEVTPESTMKLIIDQSNGDYLEVKGTATLNLTMDPSSKMSLTGRYEINEGKYAMSLSQLIKREFQIEKGSTIIWTGDPMSADVDITARYEVNAVAGDLVQDAMAAEGDNTRRDRFRQKVPVYVFLKITGELLKPAIAFELDMPEKDQGVLNGVVYTRIKQINQVESELNKQVMGLLVLNRFISDNPFESLSSGGNPAEDIARNSVSKILSQQLNNLAGSLVKGVDINFDLESQKEYNDAGTQQENTNLKVDVSKRLFNDRLTVSVGSNIGISGAQTQGQDASSIIGDMSAEYMLTEDGRYRIRAYQRNLTEAVIQGQVVETGLTFMLIMDYNEFREILGRQAKKTKKQKLRDK encoded by the coding sequence GTGAATAACCCTCGCCGGAAGAAGATATTTCGCTGGATCATAGGAATTGTGCTGACGATTATTTTGCTGCCCGTGGTGTTGCTGCTGCTACTGCAGCTGCCGCCAGTACAGCATTTCATGCGCGGAAAAGCCGAATCGTACCTGCAAAAACAGCTGAAAACCAACGTCCGCATCGGCGGGCTGCGGATTTCGTGGTGGAATGCCATTAAGCTGACCGACGTGTACGTCGAAGATACCCGGAAAGATACGTTGCTCTCCAGCGGCGAGCTTTCCGTGCGCTACAACCTCCTTTCCCTCCTGCGCAACGAGCTCAGCGTGCACACCCTGCGTTGGGAAGACGCCGTGGTGAACATTTACCGCCCCATGCAGGACTCCGCTTTTAATTATCAGTTCGTCATCGACGCGTTCAGCACGCCCGGCGCGGCGGAGGACACCCTCATCGATGAGTCGGGCACCACGCTGCGGTATAATATCGGTAACGTGCAACTGGACCGTATATACGTCCGCTTCAACGACAGTCTGGGCGGGATGCTCGCCAATATCCGGCTCAAGAAGCTGGAAGCCCTGCCCGACACGCTGCAGCCGGAGAACGGAATGTATTACCTGCGGAATTTCGATGTGGATGGATTGAACGCCAGCATACGGCAGCTATACCGGCCTGTTATCGACCCGCCTCCCCCACCCATTGCAGATACCGTGGCCGCCGCCTTTAACCTGGGCGCCCGGCAGCTGAATATCCGCAACACCCAATGGTCGTATTCCGACGAAACCAGCGGCCTCGAAACTAACGGCACCCTGGGGCGGCTGGAGCTGCGCAAATTGCGGTTCAGCCTCCTGGAGACGCTGATCGCCGCCGAAGAACTGACGCTGGAGAAAACCGTTGCCACACTGGACATACACCAGGGCCGCGATACCACTGCCGCGCCGCCGGATACCACATCCGCCAATACCTGGCGGGTAGTGGCGGGGCAGGTGAACGTCCGCGAGACGGACTTTGCCATGAACAACTACACGGCGAAGAAACTGGGATATAAAGAAGCGGTGGACTACAATTACATCGGGCTGACCGGCCTCCGGTTGGACGCCGGCGATATATATTACAGCGCCGACAGCACCCTGCTCACCGTCCGCGACGCATCCCTGAAAGAGCAAAGCGGCCTGGAACTGAGGCGCCTCACCGGCAAGGTGCGCTACACCCCGCAGGAAGCGCAGTTGAAAGACTTCATCCTGCAAACAGGCGCCAGCCACATCGCGGCTGATCTGCAGCTGCTCACGCCTTCGTGGGACGCATTGTCGGCCCATCCGGAGCTGATGAAAATAACGGCGGACGTGCGCCCGTCGCAGCTCACGCTCCGGGAGGCGCTGTACTTCGTGCCGGACATGGGCAGCAACCCTTCGATGGCCCCGCTCTGGAAAAAGCGCCTCGATCTGAAGGGAAAGCTCGGCGGTACGCTTGCCAGGATGGAGATCCCCGGCATCGAGGTGAAAGACAACGACCGTAACTACCTCTATATAAAAGGAGACGCCTACCAGGTAACCAATACGGAGAAGGTGGGCGCCGACATCACTACCCTCACGCTACGCACCACCCGGCAGGGCATGCTCTCATGGCTGCCGCCGGGCACACTTCCCGCCAACATGCAATTGCCCGGGCGCCTCGATGTAGACGGCAGCATCCGCGGCGGCATACAGTTGCTGAGGCCCGATCTGGCCATAAAAACCGATATGGGAAACGCGAACATCCGGGGTGAAGTAGCAGATTTCACCGATATGGAAAAGATCCGCTACCAGCTCGCCCTCGACACGCGAAACCTGCAGGCCGGGCGGATATTGGGCGACACCGCCATGGGGAACCTTTCCGGTAAGGTTACAGCCAACGGCAAAGGCACCGATCCGCAGAAAGCTAATATCAAAACCGGCGTCAATATCACATCGTTTACCTACAACCGTTATACTTACCAAAACATCCTGTTGGATGCAACGCTTATCGCCGGCGCTTACGGCGCCAAAGGCAGCATCCGCGACCCCAACGCCGAGGCGCGCTTCGATCTGAAAGGCCGCCTCGACACCCTCCATCCCGACATTGCCCTGCGGGCGGACCTCGACAAGCTGGATCTCATGGCTACCCACTGGACCACCAGCCCCATGTCCGTTAAAACCTGCCTGGAAGCGGAGGTTGCCAACCTCAGACCCCGCCGCCTGGAAGCCTGGGCCATCGTGTCCAAAATACAACTGGCCGACGCGGAGAATCTATATTCCCTCGATTCCATCCAGCTGCGTGCGGGCGTTGTAGAAGGGTTGCAGCGCATCAGTCTCACGGGGCCATTCGGGTTTATCACGGCCAACGGCGATTTCAATTACCAGACATTCGCGACAGACGCCACCAATATGGTAACGCGCCATCTTGAAGCCGCCTCGGCCACCGCGAAAGCAAAGAAAGCGGAAAGCCAGTGGCTGCATTTCAACGGCAGCATCGCCATCCCGAAATCCCTCGCCAAACTGCTCCCCGATCTGGAGCTGCGCCGGCCAGTCACCCTGGAGGGCCGTATGGATACAGACAGCAGCCTGTTGCTCGCCAACATCACCATCCCCGGCATGCGGTACGATTCCTTCCGTGTGGATACACTGATCGCCAACGTCAGCGCCGACAGCAGTAAAATGGCGGCCGACGTGCTCCTCGGCAGGCTGCGGCACCCGCAGATACCCCTGGGCCGGACGCGCGCCGACCTCACGGCGGCCAATGGGCTGCTCGACTGGAACCTCGTGATGGGGCGGCGGGCTTCACCGCGATACCGGTTGGGCGGATTGGTACAATATGGTTTGAAAGACAGTCTGGTTATCTCCCTCAAAAAAGACCTGCTGCTGAACCGGCAGGAATGGGACGTGAGCGGGGATAACAAAGTGCTCATCCTGCACGGAGGCGTCGCCTTTGCCGATATCGGGCTGCAGCGCGGCGCGCAGGAATTGAAAATCACCTCCGCTCCGCTCGCGCAAGGCGCGCTCCTCCCTGACCTCACCGTTTTGTTGAAGGATTTCCGGCTGAGTACCGTGACTTCCCTCATTGAAAAAGATACAGCGCTCGCGGAAGGGATCACGAACGGTACATTTACGGTCAGTGATATTGAAAAAACGCCGCTGGTCGACGGCAACCTGACGATTGACAGTCTTGCCGTGATGGGCGCCTCCCTCGGCCGCCTGGCCGCCACCGCCAAAACCAACGCGGAGATGGCCGTAGCGCTCGACGCCACGCTGAAAGGCCAGGGCAACGACAACGACTTACGCGTAAGCGGCACTTACGCCGACGCCATGGACATCCGGCTGGATATTACTAAATTGAATATGCAGAGCGTCCAGCCGTTTACGTTCGGCAATGTAACGGAGATGAGCGGCCACCTCACCGGCAACGCCACGCTGAAAGGCACGATGGACGATCCGGACATCCTCGGCAATTTCCATTTCGAGAAAGTGGCGGGCAGGATCACGATGATCAACAGCATTATGCGCCTGCCGTCTGAAGACCTGGCGCTCGACCAGACCGGCGTGAAGTTCAACAACTTCGTGATAGCCGACAGTTCGGGCAACGAAGCCGTTATCACCGGCGACATCCGGACAACGGATTATGAAGCATTCAACCTCAACCTCGACCTCACGGCTGAGAACTTCCAGGCGCTGGGGCCGCAGGACCCGAAGAATAAAGACCAGTTTTATTACGGGCCGGCATTTGTGGATGTGACCGCCCAGATCCGGGGGACGCTGGATTTGCCGAGGGTGCAGATGAAGCTGAAGCTCCGGGAAAAATCCATGATCACGGTGATGATCCCCGAAGAAGAACCGGGCATAGCCGACCGGGCGGGCGTAGTGCAGTTCATCGACCCGGCCATGTGGCTGGATACATCGCTCCGTCCCAAACCCGACACGCTCGCCCGCGTTACCGGCCTGAAAGGCTTTGTAGTGAGCGCGGATGTGGAAGTGACGCCCGAATCCACCATGAAACTGATCATCGACCAGTCGAACGGCGACTACCTGGAAGTGAAGGGTACGGCCACGCTCAACCTCACGATGGACCCGTCCAGCAAGATGAGCCTCACGGGGCGTTACGAAATCAATGAAGGAAAATACGCCATGTCGCTCAGCCAGCTGATCAAGCGTGAATTTCAGATCGAGAAAGGCAGCACCATCATCTGGACGGGCGACCCTATGAGCGCCGACGTGGATATTACGGCGCGGTATGAGGTGAACGCGGTAGCGGGGGATCTCGTGCAGGACGCCATGGCCGCCGAAGGTGATAACACCCGGCGCGACCGCTTTCGCCAGAAGGTGCCGGTGTACGTGTTCCTGAAGATCACGGGCGAACTGCTTAAGCCGGCAATCGCTTTCGAGCTGGATATGCCCGAGAAAGACCAGGGTGTGCTCAACGGAGTAGTGTATACCCGCATTAAGCAGATCAACCAGGTGGAATCGGAGCTGAACAAGCAAGTGATGGGCCTGTTGGTGCTGAACCGCTTCATCTCCGACAATCCTTTCGAAAGCCTCAGCAGCGGCGGCAACCCGGCGGAAGACATCGCGCGGAATTCCGTGAGCAAAATCCTCTCTCAACAGCTAAACAACCTGGCGGGAAGTTTGGTAAAAGGAGTAGACATCAACTTCGACCTGGAAAGCCAGAAAGAATATAATGACGCCGGCACCCAGCAGGAAAACACGAACCTCAAGGTTGACGTGTCCAAACGCCTGTTCAACGACCGGCTCACAGTGAGCGTGGGTTCCAACATCGGCATATCAGGCGCGCAAACGCAGGGGCAGGATGCCAGTTCCATCATCGGGGACATGTCCGCCGAATATATGCTCACCGAAGACGGGCGTTACCGCATCCGCGCCTACCAGCGCAACCTCACCGAGGCCGTCATCCAGGGCCAGGTGGTAGAAACCGGGCTGACCTTCATGCTCATCATGGATTACAACGAATTCCGCGAGATACTCGGGAGACAGGCTAAAAAGACCAAGAAGCAAAAACTGAGAGACAAATGA